AGCTGCAAGAATGGCTTATGATATGGCGGGAATAAAAGAGCCAAGTAAGGAAATACAGGTTGCTGAGCCATATGACCCATTTGATTATAAAGAACTTCACCATATGGAAGGACTTCAGTTATGTGGTAAAGGCGAAGCTCCCAGACTTACTGCTGAAGGAGTTACACAGAGAGATGGTAATCTGCCTATATGTCCATCAGGTGGATTATTGGGTGTTGGTAATCCGATAGCTGCAGCCGGTGTAATGAAAATTTGTGAGATATTCTGGCAACTAAGGGGAGAAGCTGGAAAGAGACAGGTGCCCGGTAAGCCAAAAGTAGGTTTGGCTCAAGCCTGGGGAGATTTAATGCAAGTTGGAACTGTTGTAGTAATGAGAGTTTAAGGAGGTTAACAATATGAATGATAAAAAAC
This portion of the Actinomycetota bacterium genome encodes:
- a CDS encoding thiolase domain-containing protein (Catalyzes the synthesis of acetoacetyl coenzyme A from two molecules of acetyl coenzyme A. It can also act as a thiolase, catalyzing the reverse reaction and generating two-carbon units from the four-carbon product of fatty acid oxidation); amino-acid sequence: AARMAYDMAGIKEPSKEIQVAEPYDPFDYKELHHMEGLQLCGKGEAPRLTAEGVTQRDGNLPICPSGGLLGVGNPIAAAGVMKICEIFWQLRGEAGKRQVPGKPKVGLAQAWGDLMQVGTVVVMRV